One segment of Candidatus Nitrospira nitrosa DNA contains the following:
- a CDS encoding methylenetetrahydrofolate reductase yields MSREPQRLIDVLNRGTFAVTVEYNPPKGTNISAVLENAKQLVGRVHGVNITDNTAAVVRAGSLPVCRLLYELGHDPVMQLTCRDRNRIAMQSDLMGAHMLGIRNILCLTGDYPTVGDHKEAKPVYDLDSVQVMQLVQGLNNGKDMMGNKLDGSTAFTIGAAVTPEADLVGPVLAKFEVKVKAGAQFFQTQAVYNPDVFASFMKQVQPFKVKVLAGILVLRNHKMAEFMNANIPGMSVPQEMIDELKAAGDRSEDVGVDIAVRSIKAVRPHCDGVHLMAIKATHRLAEIITKAELG; encoded by the coding sequence ATGAGCCGAGAGCCGCAGCGTTTGATCGATGTCCTGAATCGCGGGACCTTCGCCGTCACCGTTGAGTATAACCCTCCCAAAGGGACGAATATCTCCGCAGTCCTCGAGAATGCCAAACAGCTGGTGGGGCGTGTCCACGGCGTGAATATTACCGACAACACCGCCGCAGTCGTTCGAGCCGGCTCGCTTCCAGTCTGTCGCTTACTGTATGAGTTGGGACATGATCCTGTGATGCAACTGACCTGTCGTGACCGCAATCGGATTGCCATGCAATCGGATCTGATGGGCGCCCACATGCTGGGGATCAGAAACATTTTGTGCCTCACGGGCGATTATCCCACGGTGGGAGACCACAAAGAAGCCAAGCCGGTCTATGACCTTGATTCGGTCCAAGTCATGCAGCTGGTGCAAGGCCTGAATAATGGTAAAGATATGATGGGTAACAAGCTGGACGGGTCCACGGCGTTCACCATCGGGGCAGCCGTCACACCGGAGGCCGATCTCGTCGGGCCGGTATTGGCAAAATTTGAAGTGAAAGTGAAAGCCGGTGCCCAGTTTTTCCAGACCCAAGCGGTCTATAACCCTGATGTCTTTGCCAGCTTTATGAAACAGGTTCAGCCATTCAAGGTGAAGGTGCTGGCGGGAATTCTCGTCTTGCGGAATCACAAGATGGCCGAATTCATGAATGCCAATATCCCAGGCATGTCCGTGCCGCAAGAGATGATTGATGAACTCAAGGCCGCCGGTGATCGGTCTGAAGATGTCGGGGTCGATATTGCGGTGCGATCAATCAAGGCGGTTCGCCCCCATTGTGATGGAGTCCACCTCATGGCGATCAAGGCCACGCATCGATTGGCTGAGATCATCACCAAGGCAGAACTGGGCTGA
- the panB gene encoding 3-methyl-2-oxobutanoate hydroxymethyltransferase — protein MTILEVQQYKRERKKLVVVTAYDALFAGIVEQAGIRVILVGDSLGVVVQGKANTLSVTMEDMLYHTKLVAGAAPRALVIGDMPFMSYQVSTEEAVRNAGRLLQAGAAAVKLEGGAVMADRVKAITSLGIPVVGHLGMTPQSVHSLGGYKVQGKVEDQAAKLLDDARALEAAGAFALVLEAIPAELARRVTQALSISTIGIGAGPHCDGQVLVLYDLLGLFDTFVPKFVKTYAHLKTDALQALSRYKEEVEQGRFPSDSESYH, from the coding sequence ATGACGATCCTCGAAGTCCAGCAGTATAAACGAGAACGTAAGAAGCTCGTCGTCGTCACGGCCTACGATGCGTTGTTTGCAGGCATCGTCGAGCAAGCGGGTATCCGGGTCATCTTAGTTGGAGATTCCCTCGGTGTGGTCGTGCAGGGAAAGGCCAATACGCTTTCTGTGACGATGGAGGACATGCTCTACCACACCAAACTAGTGGCGGGCGCTGCGCCACGCGCTCTGGTCATCGGTGATATGCCGTTTATGTCCTATCAAGTCAGCACCGAAGAAGCGGTGCGTAACGCAGGCCGATTGCTCCAAGCCGGCGCCGCCGCGGTCAAGCTCGAAGGCGGCGCCGTCATGGCTGATCGGGTCAAAGCGATAACCAGTCTGGGGATTCCCGTCGTGGGCCATCTGGGCATGACGCCCCAATCCGTTCATTCGCTCGGTGGGTATAAAGTCCAAGGGAAGGTGGAGGATCAAGCCGCCAAGTTGCTGGACGATGCAAGAGCGCTTGAAGCGGCTGGAGCATTTGCTCTTGTGTTGGAGGCGATCCCGGCTGAGCTTGCCAGAAGGGTCACTCAGGCGCTGTCGATCTCCACCATCGGGATTGGGGCTGGGCCGCATTGTGACGGCCAAGTTCTTGTGCTCTACGATCTCCTCGGTCTCTTCGATACCTTCGTCCCAAAATTCGTGAAGACCTACGCGCATCTGAAAACGGACGCGCTCCAAGCCTTGAGCCGGTACAAAGAAGAAGTCGAGCAGGGGAGATTTCCGAGCGACTCGGAGAGCTATCATTGA